A single Limanda limanda chromosome 19, fLimLim1.1, whole genome shotgun sequence DNA region contains:
- the ints3 gene encoding integrator complex subunit 3, producing the protein MEPAPAKAKPQGRLLVSTLLDTKDELEEKSERCAGIVQALTNGLSEREANDALTANVCKGQQQHEEVCLGLFTLLLTEPAQAQRCYRDLTLVNRDGMNVILVKINQILMEKFLKLQDVPRTQLVWLVRELVKSSVIGADGVVMTLLKQIAGGDISTKNLWLAENVLEILLDQKEWVLKSGMLIAMSVYTYLRLIVDHGAPNLLILRQKEVDYCISMLREKFMECLIMGRDLVRLLQNVARIPEIDLIWRDLLHNPQVLSAQFTGVLQLLTARTSRKFLACRLTPDMETKLLFMTSRVRFGQQKRYQDWFQRQYLSTAESQSLRCDLIRYICGVVHPSNEVLSSDILPRWAIIGWLLTTCTSNVAASNAKLALFYDWLFFNPEKDSIMNIEPAILVMHHSMKPHPAITATLLDFMCRIIPHFFPPLETQVRQGVCNSLTFIMEKRVLAHLAPLFDNPKLDRELRSMLRERFPEFCSSPSPPTEVKMEEAVSLEMDNHVLDKEEGCYDNTEAAFSDDEEEVNNKGKKREFRFHPIKEAVMEEPADITPWQDQLDDTMKEKVLQLQKSSDTETQCEVMQEIVDLILEEDFDTEQMSGLASCLAELFKDHFRGDVLPEEITEESLEESVCKPVCLIFRNLVTMQEDNSGFSVLLDMLAELYQKQPKIGYHLLYYLKASKAANGKMMLYESFAQATALGDLHTCLMMDMKACQEDDIRLLCYLTPSIYSEFPDETLRSGELLNMIVAVIDSTQLQELMCHVMMGNLVMFRKDSVLNILIQSLDWETFEQYSTWQLFLAHSIPLETIIPILQHVKYKEHPEALSCLLLQLRREKPSEEMVKMVLSRPCHPEDQFTTSILRHWASKYDDTLGEHIKAQLIKNNNQPRKRQSLRSSSSKLAQLTLEQILEHMDNLRLSLSNNKNNFFTQTPILQALQHVQASCDEAHKMRFSDLFALAEEYEDSQSKPPKSRRKAPASSPRSRKGAAPPTNEEESASSSASEEEDSKPKAPKRKRKGSSAVGSDSD; encoded by the exons ATGGAGCCTGCACCGGCCAAGGCGAAGCCGCAGGGCCGGCTCCTGGTGTCCACCCTGCTGGACACCAAGGACGAGCTGGAAGAG AAGTCGGAGCGGTGTGCAGGGATCGTGCAGGCGCTGACCAACGGGCTGTCTGAGAGAGAAGCTAACGACGCGCTCACTGCTAAT GTGTGTAAGggccagcagcagcatgagGAGGTGTGTCTGGGGCTGTTCACGCTGCTCCTCACGGAACCGGCCCAGGCTCAGAGG tgttaCCGAGACCTGACGCTGGTCAACCGAGACGGGATGAACGTGATCCTGGTGAAGATCAACCAGATCCTGATGGAGAAGTTCCTCAAACTACAGGACGTCCCGAGGACTCAG CTGGTGTGGCTGGTCCGGGAGCTGGTGAAGAGCAGCGTGATCGGAGCCGACGGCGTCGTCATGACGCTGCTGAAACAGATCGCAG GAGGAGATATCTCCACTAAGAACCTGTGGTTGGCTGAGAACGTCCTGGAGATCCTGCTGGACCAGAA ggaGTGGGTCCTGAAGAGCGGGATGCTGATCGCCATGTCGGTCTACACCTACCTGCGCCTGATCGTGGACCACGGCGCCCCCAACCTGCTGATCCTCCGCCAGAAGGAGGTGGACTACTGCATCAGCATGCTGAGGGAGAAG ttcaTGGAGTGTCTGATCATGGGCAGAGATCTGGTTCGTCTGCTGCAGAACGTTGCTCGGATCCCAGAGATCGATCTGATCTGGAGAGACCTGCTGCACAACCCACAGGTCCTCAGTGCTCAGTTCACTG gagtcCTCCAGCTGCTGACCGCTCGCACCTCCAGAAAGTTCCTGGCGTGTCGACTCACACCGGACATGGAGACCAAGCTGCTGTTCATGACCTCCAgg GTCCGCTTCGGGCAGCAGAAGCGATACCAGGACTGGTTCCAGAGACAGTACCTGTCCACGGCCGAGAGCCAATCACTGCGCTGCGATCTGATTCGCTACATCTGTGGAGTGGTCCATCCGTCCAATGAGGTGCTGAGCTCGGACATCCTACCTCGCTGGGCTATCATTGGCTGGCTGCTCACCACCTGCACG TCGAACGTAGCTGCCTCCAACGCCAAGCTGGCGCTCTTCTATGATTGGCTCTTCTTCAATCCAGAGAAAGACAGCATCATGAACatag AACCAGCCATCCTGGTGATGCATCACTCCATGAAGCCTCATCCTGCCATCACCGCCACACTGCTGGACTTCATGTGcagg ATCATCCCTCACTTCTTCCCTCCGCTGGAGACTCAGGTCCGTCAGGGTGTCTGCAACTCGCTCACCTTCATCATGGAGAAGAGAGTGCTGGC TCACCTCGCTCCACTGTTTGATAATCCAAAACTGGACCGAGAACTTCGATCGATGCTAAGAGAGAGATTCCCTGAGTTCTGCAGCTCGCCCTCCCCCCCAACtgaag TAAAAATGGAAGAGGCTGTTTCTTTAGAGATGGACAACCACGTGTTGGACAAGGAAGAGGGTTGCTATGACAACACTGAGGCGGCCTTCAGTGACGATGAGGAGGAAGTCAACAACAAAG GAAAGAAACGGGAGTTCAGGTTCCATCCAATCAAAGAGGCCGTGATGGAGGAGCCTGCTGACATCACACCCTGGCAGGACCAATTAGATGACACCATGAAGGAGaaagtgctgcagctgcagaaatcCAG TGACACAGAGACTCAGTGTGAGGTGATGCAGGAGATCGTGGACCTGATCCTGGAG GAGGACTTTGACACAGAGCAGATGTCGGGTCTGGCCTCTTGTCTGGCAGAACTGTTTAAAGATCATTTCAGAGGAGATGTTCTTCCAGAGGAGATCACTGAGGA GTCCCTGGAGGAGTCGGTGTGTAAACCCGTCTGTCTGATCTTCAGGAACCTGGTCACGATGCAGGAAGACAACAGCGGCTTCTCCGTTCTGCTCGACATGTTGGCTGAACTTTACCAGAAACAACCCAAGATCGGATACCACCTGCTCTACTACCTGAAGGCCAG tAAAGCAGCAAATGGAAAGATGATGCTGTACGAGTCGTTCGCTCAGGCGACGGCTCTCGGGGACCTGCACACATGTCTGATGATGGACATGAAGGCGTGTCAGGAGGACGACATCCGCCTGCTCTGCTACCTCACTCCCTCCATATACtctgag TTTCCAGATGAGACGTTGAGAAGCGGCGAGCTGCTCAACATGATCGTGGCCGTCATCGACTCCACGCAG ttacagGAGCTGATGTGTCATGTGATGATGGGAAACCTGGTGATGTTCAGGAAGGACTCCGTGCTCAACATCCTCA TTCAGTCTCTGGACTGGGAGACGTTTGAGCAGTACAGCACCTGGCAGCTGTTCCTGGCTCACAGCATCCCTCTGGAGACCATCATCCCCATCCTGCAGCACGTCAAGTACAAAG aacATCCAGAAGCTTTAtcatgtctgctgctgcagcttcggAGGGAAAA gcccAGTGAGGAGATGGTGAAGATGGTCCTGAGTCGTCCCTGTCATCCCGAGGACCAGTTCACCACCAGCATCCTGAGACACTGGGCGTCCAAATACGACGACACGCTGGGAGAACACATCAAGGCTCAGCTGATCAAGAACAACAACCAGCCACGCAAGAGACAGag tctccGTAGCTCCAGCAGTAAACTGGCTCAGCTGACTCTGGAACAGATCCTGGAGCACATGGACAACCTGAGACTGAGTCTGAGCAACAACAAGAACAACT tcTTCACTCAGACTCCGATCCTCCAGGCACTGCAGCACGTTCAGGCCAGCTGTGACGAGGCACACAAGATGAG GTTCAGCGACCTGTTCGCTCTGGCGGAGGAGTACGAGGACTCTCAGTCGAAGCCTCCCAAGTCCCGTCGTAAAGCTCCCGCCTCCTCGCCGCGCTCCAGGAAAGGAGCGGCTCCGCCCACCAACGAGGAGGAGAGCGCCTCCAGCAGCGCCTCG gaggaggaagactcCAAGCCCAAAGCtccaaagaggaagaggaaaggctCGTCAGCCGTCGGCTCTGACAGTGACTGA
- the npr1a gene encoding atrial natriuretic peptide receptor 1: MASGRWRPSFLLLLLLLLLLPPSGASSLSAVNSSEDLQEVILAAILPLTNTDYAWAWPRVAPALHQAVQRVNSDPWLLPGLKLRLVNGSSENRDGFCSDSMAPLVAVDLKMSHDPWAFIGPGCDYSSSPVARFTTHWGVPMVTAGARAIGFELYAAVTNTGPTHKKLGEFGARIQEMFGWRQHAMLIFSDNKDANDDRQCYFAIEGLYTQLGNRSITTRDHAIDADVNFKSLVQDIRENGRVVYLCCSWDILRSLMVQFWKEGVDLQEYVFFFIDLFAEGLGGGGPVRPWYRGDQDDSTAQLAFRSVKVLTYLEPQNPEYRQFVETLKSDAKKLFNFTIEDSLSNLIAGGFHDGVMLYAHALNESLAEHRGPGGLRRPQQDLVTRRMWNRTFPGVMGAVEMDELGDREMDFAVWDMTDIDSGEFQVVCVYNSSVKQLLMQSGRSFQWPGGAPPPDVPECGFKNDKPSCLARTVSMHQMVAIVMSFIFIIIVTVTIFICRKLKLESELAAQLWRVSWDDVQMSNLDKVLKRACSRLTMSLKGSNYGSLTTMEGNFQIYTKTGYYKGNLAAIKYINKKRIELTRKVLFELKHMRDVQNEHLTHFIGACIDAPNMCIITEYCPRGSLQDLMESDSITLDWMFRYSLVTDIVKGMGFLHNSVIVSHGNLKSSNCVVDSRFVLKITDYGLQSLRGCCPPDDTHAYYARKLWTAPELLGSDCPPPGGTQKGDVYSFGVILQEVALLRGVFHLETQTLNPKEIIQAVLRGGAPPLRPSLCVHSHSEELGVLMQRCWREEPNERPDFSTIKILLGKQHRGYGSNILDNLLSRMEQYANNLEELVEDRTQAYHEEKRKAEALLYQILPHSVAEQLKRGETVQAEAFDSVTIYFSDIVGFTALSAESTPLQVVTFLNDLYTCFDAIIDNFDVYKVETIGDAYMVVSGLPVRNGQLHAREVARMSLALLDAVKSFRTRHRANQQLLLRIGIHSGPVCAGVVGLKMPRYCLFGDTVNTTSRMESNGEALKIHVSEATRQVLQEFSCFTLELRGEIQVKGKGPMRTYWLLGEEDN; this comes from the exons CATCTTGCCTCTCACTAACACAGACTATGCGTGGGCGTGGCCTCGCGTGGCGCCGGCCCTCCACCAGGCGGTGCAGCGGGTGAACTCTGACCCCTGGCTGCTGCCGGGCCTAAAGCTGCGGCTCGTTAACGGCAGCTCGGAAAACCGCGACGGCTTCTGCTCGGACTCCATGGCGCCACTGGTCGCCGTTGACCTCAAGATGTCACATGACCCCTGGGCCTTCATCGGCCCCGGCTGCGACTACTCCTCCTCGCCTGTCGCCCGCTTCACAACCCACTGGGGGGTTCCCATGGTGACAGCCGGCGCCCGCGCTATCGGCTTTGAACTCTACGCGGCGGTCACCAACACAGGCCCCACCCACAAGAAGCTGGGGGAATTTGGCGCCAGGATCCAGGAGATGTTTGGCTGGCGGCAGCACGCCATGCTCATCTTCAGCGACAACAAGGACGCCAACGACGACCGCCAGTGCTACTTCGCCATCGAGGGGTTGTACACGCAGCTAGGCAACCGCAGCATCACCACCCGCGACCACGCCATCGACGCTGACGTCAACTTCAAGTCTCTAGTGCAGGACATCAGAGAGAACGGCAGAG ttgtgtaccTGTGCTGCTCCTGGGACATCCTGAGGAGTCTGATGGTGCAGTTCTGGAAGGAGGGCGTGGACCTGCAGGAAtacgtcttcttcttcatcgACCTGTTTGCCGAGGGCCTGGGGGGGGGCGGCCCGGTGAGACCCTGGTACCGAGGAGACCAGGACGACTCCACGGCCCAGCTGGCCTTCAGG agcGTGAAGGTGTTGACGTACCTGGAGCCGCAGAATCCAGAGTATCGTCAGTTTGTTGAAACTCTGAAGAGCGACGCAAAGAAACTCTTCAACTTCACCATCGAAGACTCTCTG TCCAACCTGATCGCTGGAGGCTTCCACGACGGCGTGATGCTCTACGCTCACGCTCTGAACGAGAGCCTGGCCGAGCACAGGGGGCCGGGGGGGCTCCGGAGACCCCAACAGGACCTGGTGACCCGGAGGATGTGGAACAGAACGTTCCCAG gagtgaTGGGTGCGGTGGAGATGGACGAGCTCGGGGACAGAGAGATGGACTTCGCCGTTTGGGACATGACGGACATCGACTCTGGAGAGTTTCAG gtggtgtgtgtgtacaacagCAGTGTAAAGCAGCTGCTCATGCAGAGTGGGCGGAGCTTCCAGTGGCCAGGTGGAGCTCCGCCTCCAGATGTTCCGGAGTGCGGCTTCAAGAACGACAAGCCGTCGTGCCTCGCAC GTACCGTCTCGATGCATCAGATGGTTGCCATAGTGATGtctttcatcttcatcatcatcgtcacgGTGACCATCTTCATCTGCAG gaagctgaagctggagaGCGAGCTCGCCGCCCAGCTGTGGCGAGTGTCCTGGGACGACGTCCAGATGAGCAACCTGGACAAAGTCCTGAAGAGAGCCTGCAGCCGCCTCACCATGTCCCTG aaaggatcCAACTACGGCTCCCTCACGACCATGGAGGGAAACTTCCAGATCTACACCAAGACCGGATACTACAAG GGAAATCTGGCTGCCATCAAATACATCAACAAGAAGCGTATCGAGCTGACCAGGAAGGTTCTGTTTGAGCTGAAGCAC atgcGTGATGTCCAGAACGAGCACCTGACTCACTTCATCGGCGCCTGCATCGACGCACCGAACATGTGCATCATCACAGAATACTGCCCCCGAGGCAGCCTGCAG GACCTGATGGAGAGCGACAGCATCACCTTGGACTGGATGTTCAGATACTCGCTCGTCACTGACATCGTCAAG gGGATGGGCTTCCTGCACAACAGCGTCATCGTCTCCCACGGCAACCTGAAGTCTTCCAACTGTGTGGTCGACAGTCGCTTCGTCCTGAAGATCACGGACTACGGTCTGCAGAGCCTCCGGGGCTGCTGCCCCCCCGACGACACACACGCCTACTACGCAC GTAAACTGTGGACGGCTCCAGAGCTGCTGGGGTccgactgccccccccccgggggGACGCAGAAGGGGGACGTCTACAGCTTCGGGGTCATCCTGCAGGAAGTGGCTCTGCTGAGAGGGGTCTTCCACCTGGAGACCCAGACCCTCAACcctaaag agatCATCCAGGCGGTGCTTCggggtggtgccccccccctGCGTCCCTCCCTCTGCGTCCACAGTCACAGCGAGGAGCTGGGCGTCCTGATGCAGCGCTGCTGGAGGGAGGAGCCTAACGAGAGGCCGGACTTCAGCACCATCAAGATCCTGCTGGGGAAAcaacacag AGGTTATGGTTCTAACATCCTGGACAACCTCCTGTCCCGGATGGAGCAGTACGCCAacaacctggaggagctggtggaggacaggaCGCAGGCGTACCACGAGGAGAAGCGCAAGGCCGAGGCTCTGCTCTACCAGATACTACCACA TTCCGTGGCTGAGCAGCTGAAACGAGGCGAGACGGTTCAGGCTGAAGCGTTCGACTccgtcaccatttacttcagtGACATCGTGGGCTTCACGGCGCTGTCTGCTGAGAGCACGCCGCTGCAG GTGGTCACTTTCCTGAACGACCTCTACACCTGCTTTGACGCCATCATCGATAACTTTGATGTTTACAAG GTGGAGACTATTGGCGATGCGTACATGGTGGTGTCCGGCCTGCCTGTGAGGAACGGTCAGCTCCACGCCCGGGAGGTCGCCCGCATGTCTCTCGCCCTGCTGGACGCTGTGAAGAGCTTCAGGACCCGACACCGAGCcaatcagcagctgctgctccgcATCGGCATACACagcg gtccaGTTTGTGCCGGTGTGGTCGGGCTGAAGATGCCCAGGTACTGTCTGTTTGGAGACACGGTCAACACAACGTCACGCATGGAGTCCAACGGAgagg ctttgAAGATTCACGTGTCAGAAGCAACTCGTCAGGTTCTGCAGGAATTCAGCTGCTTCACACTGGAGCTCCGAGGAGAAATCCAGGTGAAGGGGAAAGGACCAATGAGGACGTACTGGCTGCTGGGAGAGGAGGACAACTGA